The Rubricoccus marinus nucleotide sequence CGATGGGCGAGTCCCCGAGCGGGGAGTCCTGGGCCTCCCACCCGGTCACGGTTCGGCGTGCGAGGCCTCGGTTGGTCGCGGCCCAGAGCGTCCCGTCCGCGGTCTCGGCGAAGCCTTTGACGTACGGGTGCGGGAGGCCCTCGTCGATGGAGAACGTTCGCGCGCGGCGCCCGTCCCACCGGACAGTCCCCGCGTCGGTCCCGAACCACAGAAAGCCCCACCGGTCCTGGTGCACTGCTAGCACGTAGTCGGACGGCAGCCCGTCAGCTCGCGTCAGAACGTCGAGGAGCGGCTGGGCATGGGCGGCGCCAGAGGCGAGGAGAACGGCGAGCAGCGCGAGGCGCACGGGGCGGATCGGAGGTCAAACGCGTCGGAGAATAACGCAGAAGCCCCAAACCCTTTATGACCTAGCAGGTGCGGCGAGAACATCTCGCAAGAGGCCTCTAGCGGAGAGGGGCTTCGGGGCCGGTGGTACCCCCCGCATTCTTGGGGACACGCGCGAGCCGGTGGGCCGCTACGCTGGAGCGTCCCCTCCTTGATCGGTGCCCTACGCTCTCGCCCTGCTCGCCGCCCTCGCAAGCCTCGTCGGCTGCGCGCCTCTGGCGAGCACCGTGGCCGGTCGGCTGCCGGCGACTGGACTGGGCGAGCCCGCCCCGCCTCTGGCGCTGACCGACGTGCGGACCGGTGAGCCGCTGGACCTGGCGGCGTTCGAGGGCCGCGCCGTCCTTCTCAACGCGTGGGCGACGTGGTGCGCGCCGTGTCGTGCCGAGATGCCCGCGCTCGACAGCTTGCAGCGCGAGAGGCCCGACCGGCTGGCCGTCGTCTTTGTCAGCGACGAGCCGCCAGAATTGCTGCGTGCCTGGCTCGCCGACCAGCCCACGGCGGGCGTATACGCCCACGCATCGCTGGAGGAATTCGTGGGGCCATACGCCGCCGTCCGGGGCGCCCGCCCCGTCTCGTTTGTGATCGACGCTTCTGGCGTGCTCCGCGAGCGGATCGTCGGCGCGGAAACGGCGGGCGTCTTCCGCCAGAGGCTCGACGCGTTGCCGTGACAGGTCCCCGTTGCTTCCCCTTCGATCATCCGATGCGATTTCTACCACTCCTCCTCGCGTTCGTCCTTGTCGCCGCTCCTACACGGGCTCAGTCCACGAGCGACGAGATCGATGCGGACGGGTGCCCGTTCTCAACCTCCGAGGCCGTGTGCATCGTGGGTGCTGGGGTCGCCATCGGCGTCGGGTTTCTGTTCGCGCCAGTCTTGTGCGCCGATGCGCCACAGGCCGTGGACGTTGGGGATGGAGCCAGACGGTTCAGACCCGACCACTCGGACGAGAGCCTGCTCCAGCGCCGAGGCGTCGGCGTGACCGGAGCCGTGCAGGAGAGCGGAGCCGCGCCGCTGACGCGCGCAGAGAACCGAGTCTCTTCCGCCGACTCGTGGACCCACGCCCTCGGACCTCGGCTCGCTGAAACAGAGACGTGTCCTTCTATCAACGACGCCAGCCCCCTGGACCGATGACCCGTTTCGCGCTGCTCGCCGCGCTCGCCCTCGCGCCTCTGGCGCCAGAGGCCCAGGCGCTCGACCCACTTCTCGGCGTGCCGTCCGCCTTCGCGCTCGTCGCCGCAGACGATGAGCCGGGAGGGGACGAGTGCCTTGGCTCTGAGGAAGACCAGACCGCGTGCTACGTCGTCGCCGGGATCGCGACGGCCGCTTTCGGGGCGGCCGCGATCGTCGGCCTCGTTCGCGAAGGCAACCCGTGCGCCTACATCGGCTGGGGTGACTGCGGCGAGTGCAAAGACCCGGAGCGCGCCGATTCCTCCGTGGACGAGAGGCCTACTCCGAGGGGTGGTGTCGGCATCGCGCAAGAGGCCGTCGGGTCTATGCCCCCCGCACATCAGACTCCGACCCGATGATCCGTCTCGCTCCGCTCCTC carries:
- a CDS encoding TlpA family protein disulfide reductase, which encodes MPYALALLAALASLVGCAPLASTVAGRLPATGLGEPAPPLALTDVRTGEPLDLAAFEGRAVLLNAWATWCAPCRAEMPALDSLQRERPDRLAVVFVSDEPPELLRAWLADQPTAGVYAHASLEEFVGPYAAVRGARPVSFVIDASGVLRERIVGAETAGVFRQRLDALP